gagttttgccatggcgtatattgacgacatctgtgtctttagccagacctgagaggaccatgtgtcccaggttagacaagtgctggaccgactccgagaggctgggttaaccgtaaaggctgagaagtgcaaggtggggatggctgaagtatcttatctgggccatcgggtggggagtggctgcctaaagccggaaccagccaaggtggaggtgatcagagactggcccgctccccaaaccaaaaagcaggtccaagcctttattgggatggcggggtactatcgaaggttcgtgccccactttagcgccatagctgcccccatcactgagctgtgcaagaaggggaagccagacaaggtggtctggaccgagaagtgccaggaggctctccaggcgctgaaaGAGGCTCTGGTTAGTGgtccagttctggcaaacccagactttgacaagccctttatggtgttcaccgacgcctcagacacaggACTGGGGgtggtgttaatgcaggaggatgaaaagggggagagacaccccatcgtgtatctgagcaagaagttgctaccccggaagcagaactacgcggccatcaagaaggaatgcctggccatggtatgggcccttaagaaactagagccGTATCTCTGGGcgacacttcaccgtgtacaccgaccactctcccctgacctggctgcactagatgaaaggagccaaagtcaagctcctgaggtggagcctgctcctgcaggattatgatatggacgtggtccatgtgaagggaagtgccaacctgatagcagaTGTGTTGTCCCAGAGAGGGCGTCCTGAACTTCgccaggtcactgggcagagtgaccccgctcagttcagtcttgaAGGGGAGAGAGATGTGATGCAGTAggaactgtctgtgtgggggatgggagagcagggggtgactttaggtgatAGACCGTGCctgggcctgtaacctgagccaggcaggggggaggaggagtcaacacctttgcccgggaagctggacaaaggaagagagcctgctggagagggttagtcagtttcggttttggggctgggtggtggaattcagggaatcccaagctgggatctaagctccctgaacccccagaaggaccagattgaggggtcctggttgtgcctacagGCTCTGCTGTAGActgcgttcctgttgtccaataaaccttctgttttactggctggctgagagtcactgcgagtcccaggaagaggggtgcagggcctgactcccccatactccgtgACAAGGAGTTCTCGGGGAGGGCATGCCCCAGAAGCAGGCCTGGGGGTGATGGGCTTACCCTGAGAAGGCAGGGCTGGAGGCTGCCCAAGCAGGGGCAGACCCTAGCACTCACCTGGCCGGCATGGGCTGGGATGAAGCCCGATCCTGGTGCCAGCACCTGCCCGGTGTGGTCGATGGTGAGGGGCGTGTCATTGTCTTCTATGGTGAACTGCCATGGAGAGAGGGGCTGAGCCAGAGAACCAGATACCCCTTACCGAGACCCCCAGCTCAGAACAGCCCCTCCCTAACCACTGGGTTCCATTGGACCAGACCCTCCCCTGCCACTGGGCCCCTCGGattctccccatccccacagcccctccccgccACTGAGCCCCATcagatccccctgcccccacagcttctCCCCCTCCACTGGGCCCTGTTGGATCCCTCCGCACCTACAGCCACTCCCCCCCAACTGGGCCCTGGTGGATCCCCACACCCCCACAATCCCTCACCCACCACTGGGCCCTGTTGGATCCCCCTTCCCCTACAGCACCTCCCCCGCCACTGGGCCCCATCcgatccccctgcccccacagcctctcccccacccctgggcccTGTCAGACCCCCGCTCCCTAGGCTCAGGCTGTGCAGGGCCATCCCATAGCACCCGTCCAGGGATGGGAGGGCAGGCCCAGCTCCATGCTCACCCTCAGCCCGCTAGCCGGCCGCCGCAGGACCACGGTGTGGATGGGCGTCAGGGGTGCCACGTCCTCTGGGACTTGCAccagctcccccactgcagcaAAGCACAGAGCCAGGCGGAGTGGGCTCAGAGGCTGCTCCACCCACCCTGGACCAACCTCCCCACGCTCTGCACTGGGTCCCATTGGCCAAGAGCAGAAAGAGCCAGGAGGTGAGTCCTGTTAGCACCAGAAGTGCCCCCTCTGCCCTGGCAGGGCTCCCCATCCTGGCCTGGATCCCCAACGCCCCTGGCAGCACTGGGCACAGAGCGCAGGTGCTGGGCACAGggcacaggggctgggcaggggagagcaCTTGGCTcagagtgcaggggctgggtggggcagagggcaggggttgggcaggTGAGAGcacaggggcggggcagggcagagctcaggggcAGGGCGGAGCGCAGGACCTGAGCATGGGAGAGTGCTGGGCTCAGAGCACAGAggctgggtggggcagagcacTGGGCACAGGGGCTGTGCACAGAGCGCAGGGGTTGGGCAGGAAAGAATGCAGGGGTAGGGCAAGGCAGAGCACGAGCTGGTCAGGGGAGAGCGCTGGGCTcagagtgcaggggctgggtggggcagagTGCAAGGGGTGGGCAGGCAGGAGAGAGCACTGGGACTGGGAGGTAGGGAGCGCAGGGGCTGGGCACacagcacaggggctgggcagggcagagcgcagggcctggctggggcagagcactGGGACTGGGCAAGggagtgcaggggctgagcaggggagtgcaggggctgggcacagagcacaggggctgggcaggggctgggcacggagcgcaggggctgggcacagagTGGGCCTTACCTTGGCTAGCAAACCTGGCCATGCACTGGGGGGGGCCATCCACCGTATGGACCTGGACGAAGAGCTGGCCATTGGCAGGCGTCTCCCCTGGGCAGGTGGCCTCCAGGGTCAGTGTGTACTGATTGACCTGCCGAGCATCCAGCGCCGCACTGGGGCTCAGCGTGATCTAGCAGAAACCCCAGCACTCAGCAGGCTCTGGCACCGAGCACAGGCTATGCCAGCCTCCCCCATTCAGCGGGCCCTGCCCCCGACCCCACATGGAACggggccctgcctcctcccaatCCCGCATGGAACGAGACCCTGCCCCCGACCCTGCATGTAACGGGGCCCGCCCTCAACCCCACATGAAATGGGGCCCTGCCTGGAATCCTGCATGTAAGAGGGTCCTGCCTTCCCCCCGACCCCGCATGAAACGGGGCCCTGACCCTGCATGTAACGGGGCCACGCCCTCAACCCCGCATGTCagagaggccctgcccctgcccccgcatGTAATGGGGCCCTGCCTCCCCGCCCCTGATCCTACATGCAGCGAGGGCTCCTGTTCCAGACTCCCCAGCCTCAGACCCAGCCCGCAGCCCCCTCCTAGTCCCCCTGTGTCTCCCTCTTTGCCCTTCTCTCACCCCTGGGTGCCATACAGGGAATGGGCCTGCTCCTCACCAAGAGCAGAACCCTGGGCCCCCTTGGATCCATGGGGAGCCCCTGGTGGAGGCCGTGGAGGCTCTGCTCCCTATGGCTCTGCTGCTAGCCTGCtgtccccgggggggggaggggggaagagggggcagggacttggcgCTGGATGCACTGGGCCAGCAGGAGCTTGGGGCTGGGACCTGGCACTGCACAGGATGGGCTCTGGGCCATTGGCACCAAGGGGTGCCAGGAGCCAGTGGActggcagccagggctgtgtGTCTGAAATACCCCCCTTGCCCTTCCAGGATGCTGGGTGCCAGGCTGGTGCAACCCTGCTGGGCACAGCTCCTAGGCCTGGGCTGGCAAGGTGCTGACTGGCTCAGAATGGGCCTTTGGCtcagaggctgggggagctggctgTGTGTGGATTGGCCTGCCCGGGACCCTGGCGCCTGGGTCTTCACTGCCCAGCATTATGTACCGCCCTCAGGGGGTGCACatacccctccctcacccctgggggcagggtgacAGCACATTGGCCCCTTGTTCCCATTGCAGATCCTGTCCCCACTGAGCTCAGGCCTCCAGGCCGACCTTGCCCTGGCCTAACGCTGCCGGTGTCTGGGGTCTGCACCTgccagcacagccccacagggcactTCCAGGCTGGGCTGCCTTGCCAGCGGGGCCTAGGTCTGTCCTCCTGGGGACTGTGGGCAGCAGCACGTACCTGCACGCTGTAGTGGACAGTTGGGCTCGTGTGGCGGGTGACGGTGGGTTGGTTAAAGAAGGAGGTCGGGGGGGGTGCTCTGCAGgataggggcaggggtggggacgcTGCTCTCATTCTGGCAGGTCAAGTTGAACTCCACGATGATCGTACCCGGTCCTGCACTCTCCATCACGCTCACTGTGGTGGGCAGGCCGGACAGCACTGGCACAGAGAGGTGCAGAATGAGCCCATCCAGCCCGCGCCACAGCGGGTACCCACGAAActcccagagcagcagggacagctgggtgtgtgtggctgCACCTGTACCCACGGGTGCCTGCGCGGACAGGGCCTGGGCCACGCCACCCCACACCTGTGTGGGCTGTGCGGCTAATGACAAGTGAGAAGAGGGGATAGCGCTGtctggggttgtggggggttcAGAGTGAGAGGGGGAGCACTGTCCAGGGAGGCGGTGGAAGAGAGGGAGCTCTGTCCAGGGGAGTGGAGGGAGATGGGGAGTGTGGtctgagggggagggagagggactgCTGTCCAgggggaaagagggggagagggagcatgtccaggaggatggagggagaggggggagtgCTGTTCGAGGGGGATCGATGGGGAGGGGGAGTACTGTCTAGACcgagagggaaggaagggggagggagcgcACTGTCCAAGGGGGACAGAGAAGGTGCTAtccagaggcagggatggagaTCTCTGTCTAGgcggggcggaggggggcagAGCTGTCTAGCAGGGCGGAGGGAGACAGGAAGCACtgtctgagggggtggagggtagggGGAGCACAGTCCAGGTGGCGGAGGGagagggtgtgacgaagtggggattctcCCTTATTATGTAGTAtgtgagcctatgtgagtctCACTGTTTTTCATGAATGctgtgcgtgcctcagtttccctgtgtatagCATCAAtgtctaggtggtgggaataagggGGTATGACTTTTGCAGGGGATTTTCCAGCTGCTTGCACTAATGCTATGGCTGGCCcttcgtaacctgagacccaggatgGGGATCCGACCAGGTGACTCTTAGCCCGGGCAGCAAGACAAAGGCGGAGCAacgggcagagctggggccaggcagctggaagcAAATCAGTCTCTGATGGCTTGGGGCACAGGGGGAGgaccagagccctggctctgggctccccttcccacaagatggacttggctgaaagtcactgatttctgtgctaacaagttctcttctatgctgtgttcctgttgactaataaactttctgttttaccagctggctgagagtcacgtctgacagtggagtggggtg
The Mauremys mutica isolate MM-2020 ecotype Southern chromosome 19, ASM2049712v1, whole genome shotgun sequence genome window above contains:
- the LOC123353075 gene encoding cadherin-related family member 4-like isoform X1 → MRAASPPLPLSCRAPPPTSFFNQPTVTRHTSPTVHYSVQITLSPSAALDARQVNQYTLTLEATCPGETPANGQLFVQVHTVDGPPQCMARFASQVGELVQVPEDVAPLTPIHTVVLRRPASGLRFTIEDNDTPLTIDHTGQVLAPGSGFIPAHAGQAFRLQILVTDRSRRNCSGAVTVRVLPVHHPRINFTVEWRSMAVLEKRGAMQQTALGLPHNMAGPWHISGIPQYRGGAVAIAMCLPPHTVAGPWPGELSLHPSITWQGRGWRASLRSPNTTVARPWPGTFLCPTP
- the LOC123353075 gene encoding cadherin-related family member 4-like isoform X2, whose amino-acid sequence is MRAASPPLPLSCRAPPPTSFFNQPTVTRHTSPTVHYSVQITLSPSAALDARQVNQYTLTLEATCPGETPANGQLFVQVHTVDGPPQCMARFASQVGELVQVPEDVAPLTPIHTVVLRRPASGLRFTIEDNDTPLTIDHTGQVLAPGSGFIPAHAGQAFRLQILVTDRSRRNCSGAVTVRVLPVHHPRINFTFFQESLWGGEAIF